Proteins from a genomic interval of Prochlorothrix hollandica PCC 9006 = CALU 1027:
- the sds gene encoding solanesyl diphosphate synthase, translating to MSSVLSLFAPVEADLELLSQNLKTLIGARHPILYAAAEHLFGSKGKQLRPAIVLLMARATLPNQDITPRHRRLAEITEMIHTASLVHDDVVDESILRRGMPTVHSSFSNRVAVLAGDFLFAQASWHLAYLDDLQVVKLLSEVIMDLAEGEIQQGLNHFDATLSIDAYLDKSYYKTASLMANSVKAAGVLSQAPEPLLDNLYAYGRHLGLAFQIVDDILDFTSSDAVLGKPAGSDMRQGNLTAPVLYALEEHPGLEGLIDREFSQEGDLEQALEMIDNSQGLAKSRTLAAHHAHLALEALQDLPASAPRQALMDITDYVLSRIH from the coding sequence ATGTCCTCAGTTCTCTCTCTCTTTGCCCCTGTTGAGGCCGATCTGGAGCTGCTCTCTCAGAACTTGAAAACCCTGATAGGTGCTCGTCACCCTATTCTCTACGCTGCTGCGGAGCATTTGTTTGGGTCTAAGGGGAAGCAACTGAGGCCAGCCATTGTTCTGTTGATGGCCCGCGCAACCCTGCCCAACCAAGACATTACCCCCCGCCATCGCCGTTTGGCGGAGATCACGGAAATGATCCACACCGCCAGCCTGGTCCATGATGATGTGGTGGATGAGTCGATATTACGGCGGGGAATGCCCACGGTTCACAGCTCCTTTAGTAACCGTGTTGCCGTCCTAGCCGGGGATTTTCTGTTTGCCCAGGCATCGTGGCACCTGGCCTATTTGGATGACTTACAGGTGGTGAAGCTGCTGTCGGAAGTGATTATGGATCTGGCTGAAGGTGAAATTCAGCAGGGTTTGAATCACTTTGATGCCACCCTGTCGATCGATGCCTATTTAGATAAAAGCTATTACAAAACCGCGTCCCTGATGGCCAACAGCGTCAAGGCGGCAGGGGTCTTGAGCCAAGCTCCTGAGCCGTTGCTGGACAACCTCTATGCCTATGGCCGTCACCTGGGGCTAGCCTTCCAAATTGTCGATGATATTCTAGATTTCACCAGCTCTGATGCGGTGCTGGGTAAGCCAGCGGGGTCAGATATGCGCCAGGGGAACCTGACGGCTCCGGTGCTCTATGCCCTGGAAGAACACCCTGGCTTAGAGGGGCTGATCGATCGCGAGTTCAGCCAAGAGGGAGACCTGGAACAAGCCCTAGAAATGATTGATAACAGCCAAGGTTTGGCCAAGTCTCGCACCCTGGCAGCTCACCATGCCCACTTAGCCCTGGAAGCCCTCCAGGATCTCCCTGCTTCGGCCCCCCGACAGGCACTGATGGATATTACGGACTATGTGTTGAGTCGGATCCACTAA
- a CDS encoding hybrid sensor histidine kinase/response regulator — protein sequence MAKVVQEESALQLIFRSDVSTHLRQMLQLFKQSDSSESRQQLQGFCDSLARAGEQFDLNQWCDLVQMAKAALGNPQNTYHTLAPLVIKELKQAQDAVLAGNLSLIYPSTELQAIVPTDWNETEGSSDNLDDLLGSLDQVSLDEDLDLSFLGNAGLANLESSGEEAISLIDNLEFDQLLHELDADRVSEEITNPLLSIATNGTRPTSSEIGSEELNSLADLFDGDLETEADDLGLDWGYINPEIEASNLEATTLSVALSSAGSMAADPMAADPMAADPQSSPSNSAESEIDEGVNSAFLDLFGDPEQVDQGSIDLLPDPTNPEDDVDRGRLDDFVVSDSELGDDLGLGTFDYAEAAESDFGHGNDLGFDSDDLDLDGFGADSLGFNSLDADSLGSDSFGEDSFGADSLGADSLGFNNFGFNNFGADSFGADSFGEDSESQLGNDLDFEVIPGADVLAVNLGDDWDSGPVSDPEPVDAEDPGALASMFAGSMSAGSMPAGSMSAGSMSAGHQSQPDFSQALGFDAWDGTEIEDADEEEVDSGESASSFNLFTPDNDPNPISDMDDFLAQGEGNLDEENDLDATFDLLVNLGLDVGGLDVEQDRTSTDMFLDDSLDDSLDMSWLHEGEDTGLEPGLEVDSATVSLDSIAPETVDEFETNGFMADVDRSPDLDRAEASDLALGLEANVAADLTANVQPSFGESFGESLGESFGESLGDSALAGHDLWDETPGGVDGNLGTSGDPGLASDLEGWGQGEAEGIPSTLDDVETGFEEVDIFGTLVSSPKARVVGAPGLSASPQANAWGDFFESEPSLQQVPDEAEAVPDPALAMNGFAEFFSDLGDDLSGDDLSGDDLSNQADRPLETATTLDEPSLSDALGTFPDAHAEANAAVDVGMDSTTLADAALPPAGLTPDDRGYDSDTDLGMDLDLDSLTDLQGDDLGDDLGLDQFQDLDLDGAIANPGEDEESSSDIWDQDSQGSGLEAGDGSFDLGSELDRYDAAPSTPAIALAAAGAPTGAENRGGDLDDRPNDNLGTEDPGDDALDFDFLGIMGDGDEMPQDSSPNPVDVLEFDANSADANSADANSADANSFDDFLSALDLPLGGSPEEPPSSAKEASDESMEMDSFEVDTAPNDSEEFSLDGLGLDDAPDGSEEFSLGGLGLDDAPDGSEEFSLDGLGLDDAPGNGDAGEFSLDNLDLGGFSLESSDELSMGAMDGEASDGSMSSPSGADSGDWNLDDLGLDNFLDQDNGNGSLQLDVPGSTSAFPEAGAVDDDFGSLGDLDSLLANADQAFAQGGDGADDLGLGDDLGDLDDLLGESAGDDSASDALEMGDLDALLNAPAVPVVRPVAPVNGLDLDDDLDDGLAEMTRLLQQAESGGAALPPVALPRRQPQRLQRKIDQSMRVPVKQLDNLNNLVGEMVVNRNSLETDQERLRVSLEKLLSQVQQLSDVGQRLQDLYERSLLENALLTSRQAVSTPKPSHVFASKHTVVAEEDDDFDALEMDRFSGFHLLSQEMIELIVRVRESSSDIDYIINEPLDYVARNFRQITAQLQEGLTRSRMVPFEQTASRLPRAVRDIAQRCGKKAELVTEGQDTLVDKMLQDQIYDPMTHLVNNAVTHGIETPEERIKVGKNPTGTIRVQAFHQGNQTIISVSDDGAGIDADRVRRKALEKGLVTAAEAQTMPELELFDFLFHPGFSTRDQADDFAGRGVGMDVVRTKISELRGTVTIDSERGKGTNFTVRLPLTLSISKALCCISNRARVAFPMDGVEDMLDVPKDRVQTNDQDQPCIYWRDQPMPFRPLGELLRYNRSNRSTVYGGTLDDDMLSVVILRSAGEYMALQVDRVDGEKEIVIKQLEGPVPKPTGIAGVTVLADGTVMPIADVLELIDIAKGRSRQASATLWQEDPSNNVIAEVDIPHEPMVLIVDDSIVVRELLSMSFRKFSYRVEQARDGQEAWEKLRSGLPCDIIFCDIEMPRMTGLELLEKLQGDEHLQQIPMAMLTSRGAKKHREMAMKLGARGYFTKPYLEEALLEAAGRMLKGEVLLHHSHGS from the coding sequence ATGGCCAAAGTGGTTCAGGAAGAAAGTGCCTTACAACTCATTTTCCGCAGCGATGTTTCAACCCATCTGCGGCAAATGTTGCAGTTATTCAAACAAAGCGATAGTTCTGAAAGTCGCCAGCAACTCCAGGGATTTTGTGACAGTCTGGCACGGGCTGGAGAACAATTTGATTTAAACCAGTGGTGCGATCTGGTGCAGATGGCTAAGGCTGCCCTGGGTAATCCTCAAAACACTTATCATACCTTGGCTCCCTTGGTCATCAAAGAACTAAAACAGGCCCAGGATGCTGTTTTGGCTGGTAATTTATCCCTAATCTATCCCAGTACAGAATTACAGGCCATTGTGCCCACAGACTGGAATGAAACCGAGGGTAGTTCTGATAATTTGGATGACTTACTGGGATCCTTAGATCAGGTTTCTTTGGATGAGGATTTAGACTTATCGTTCCTTGGTAATGCGGGATTGGCAAATCTTGAATCTTCGGGTGAAGAGGCTATAAGCCTCATTGATAATCTTGAGTTTGATCAATTACTCCATGAATTAGATGCCGATCGTGTGTCTGAAGAAATAACTAATCCTCTGTTGTCCATAGCCACCAATGGTACTCGTCCCACTAGCTCTGAGATTGGTTCTGAGGAACTCAATAGTTTAGCCGACTTATTTGATGGTGACCTGGAGACTGAGGCAGATGATTTAGGGCTAGATTGGGGTTATATCAATCCTGAGATCGAGGCATCTAATCTGGAAGCTACAACCCTTTCTGTGGCTCTCAGTTCTGCTGGTTCTATGGCTGCTGATCCCATGGCTGCTGATCCCATGGCTGCTGACCCTCAGTCCTCCCCGTCTAATTCTGCTGAGTCTGAGATAGATGAGGGTGTTAATTCTGCCTTTTTAGATCTATTTGGGGATCCGGAACAGGTTGATCAAGGGTCCATTGATCTGTTGCCGGATCCCACGAATCCAGAGGATGATGTCGATCGGGGTAGATTGGATGATTTTGTCGTCTCAGACTCCGAATTAGGGGATGATCTCGGTCTCGGTACCTTTGATTATGCTGAAGCAGCAGAGTCTGACTTCGGGCACGGGAATGATCTAGGTTTTGATAGTGATGATTTAGATTTGGATGGTTTTGGCGCTGATAGCCTTGGCTTTAACAGTCTTGACGCTGATAGCCTTGGCTCTGACAGTTTTGGTGAAGATAGTTTTGGCGCTGATAGCCTTGGCGCTGATAGCCTTGGCTTTAACAATTTTGGCTTTAACAATTTTGGCGCTGACAGTTTTGGCGCTGACAGTTTTGGTGAAGACTCAGAATCTCAATTAGGCAATGATCTGGATTTCGAGGTTATCCCTGGGGCTGATGTTCTGGCGGTAAACCTGGGGGATGATTGGGATTCGGGTCCGGTTAGTGATCCTGAACCTGTGGATGCTGAAGACCCTGGGGCATTAGCTTCAATGTTTGCTGGGTCAATGTCTGCTGGTTCAATGCCTGCTGGGTCAATGTCTGCTGGTTCAATGTCTGCTGGCCATCAGTCGCAACCGGATTTTTCCCAAGCTCTTGGTTTTGATGCTTGGGATGGCACAGAAATTGAAGATGCAGACGAAGAAGAGGTGGATAGTGGGGAATCTGCGTCCAGTTTTAACCTATTCACGCCTGATAATGACCCTAATCCTATCTCTGATATGGATGATTTCCTGGCTCAAGGGGAAGGGAATCTCGATGAGGAGAATGATCTAGATGCAACCTTTGATTTGTTAGTTAATTTGGGGCTGGATGTGGGGGGGCTGGATGTGGAGCAGGATCGCACTTCCACCGATATGTTCCTGGACGATTCCCTGGATGATTCCCTGGATATGAGTTGGCTGCATGAAGGGGAAGACACCGGTCTGGAACCTGGTTTGGAAGTTGATTCCGCTACGGTTTCTTTGGATTCTATAGCCCCAGAAACGGTGGATGAATTTGAGACTAATGGGTTCATGGCTGATGTCGATCGCAGTCCGGATCTCGATCGTGCCGAGGCTAGTGATCTGGCCTTAGGTCTTGAAGCGAATGTAGCGGCGGATCTAACCGCTAATGTTCAGCCAAGTTTTGGTGAGAGTTTTGGTGAAAGTCTTGGTGAGAGTTTTGGTGAAAGTCTTGGTGACAGCGCATTAGCAGGCCATGACCTATGGGACGAAACCCCTGGGGGAGTGGATGGCAATCTGGGAACGAGTGGAGACCCAGGTTTGGCCAGTGACCTGGAGGGTTGGGGGCAGGGTGAAGCTGAGGGCATCCCCTCGACCCTGGATGATGTTGAGACAGGTTTCGAGGAAGTCGATATTTTTGGGACTTTGGTGAGTAGTCCAAAGGCCAGGGTTGTGGGGGCACCAGGGTTATCTGCCAGCCCCCAGGCCAATGCTTGGGGAGACTTCTTTGAATCCGAGCCTAGTCTTCAGCAGGTTCCAGACGAAGCTGAAGCGGTTCCAGATCCAGCCCTGGCAATGAACGGGTTTGCCGAGTTCTTTAGTGATTTAGGCGATGATTTATCCGGCGATGATTTATCCGGCGATGATTTATCAAATCAGGCCGATCGCCCCTTGGAAACCGCCACTACTCTGGATGAGCCATCCCTCTCTGATGCCCTCGGAACATTTCCAGATGCCCATGCTGAGGCCAATGCTGCGGTTGACGTTGGCATGGACAGTACTACTTTGGCTGATGCAGCTTTGCCTCCTGCGGGTCTGACCCCGGACGATCGGGGCTATGATTCCGATACTGACCTGGGAATGGATCTAGACCTGGATTCCCTGACCGACTTGCAAGGTGATGATCTGGGGGATGATTTAGGGTTGGATCAGTTCCAGGATCTGGATTTGGATGGAGCTATTGCCAATCCTGGGGAAGACGAGGAGAGCAGCAGTGATATCTGGGATCAGGACAGTCAAGGCTCCGGTTTGGAGGCTGGGGATGGGAGCTTTGATCTGGGGTCAGAGTTGGATCGCTATGATGCTGCCCCCTCGACCCCGGCGATCGCCCTGGCCGCTGCTGGTGCTCCGACTGGGGCAGAAAACCGGGGGGGAGACCTAGACGATCGCCCCAACGATAACCTAGGGACTGAGGATCCAGGGGATGATGCCCTAGATTTCGACTTTCTGGGGATTATGGGCGACGGTGACGAAATGCCTCAGGACTCTAGCCCTAATCCTGTCGATGTTTTAGAGTTTGATGCCAATAGTGCTGATGCCAATAGTGCTGATGCCAATAGTGCTGATGCCAATAGTTTTGACGATTTTCTCAGTGCCTTAGATCTACCGTTAGGGGGAAGTCCAGAAGAACCGCCCAGTTCTGCAAAGGAGGCTTCGGACGAGTCCATGGAGATGGACAGTTTCGAGGTAGATACTGCCCCTAACGATAGTGAGGAGTTTTCCCTGGATGGCCTAGGGTTGGACGATGCCCCTGATGGCAGTGAGGAGTTTTCCCTGGGTGGCCTAGGGTTGGACGATGCCCCTGATGGCAGTGAGGAGTTTTCCCTGGATGGCCTAGGGTTGGACGATGCCCCTGGGAATGGCGATGCGGGTGAGTTTTCCCTGGACAACTTAGATTTAGGGGGGTTTTCCCTGGAGAGTAGCGATGAGTTATCCATGGGTGCTATGGATGGGGAGGCTAGCGATGGATCGATGTCTTCCCCTTCTGGTGCTGACTCTGGGGACTGGAACCTTGATGATCTAGGGCTGGATAACTTTCTGGATCAAGATAATGGCAATGGATCCCTCCAGTTAGATGTCCCAGGGTCCACCTCTGCTTTCCCTGAAGCGGGAGCTGTTGATGATGATTTTGGCAGCTTGGGAGACTTAGATAGCCTGTTGGCCAATGCGGATCAAGCCTTTGCCCAGGGTGGTGATGGTGCTGATGACCTGGGGCTAGGGGATGACCTGGGTGATTTGGACGACCTCCTGGGGGAAAGTGCTGGGGATGATAGTGCCAGTGATGCCCTGGAGATGGGTGATCTGGATGCGCTGTTAAATGCCCCCGCAGTGCCGGTAGTCCGCCCCGTTGCCCCGGTCAATGGCCTAGACCTGGATGACGACTTGGATGATGGGCTGGCGGAAATGACCCGTCTGCTACAACAGGCAGAATCGGGTGGTGCAGCTCTGCCGCCGGTTGCCTTACCCCGCCGCCAACCCCAGCGCCTGCAACGGAAAATTGATCAAAGTATGCGGGTGCCCGTTAAGCAACTGGATAACCTGAATAACTTGGTGGGGGAGATGGTCGTCAACCGGAACTCCCTAGAAACCGACCAGGAGCGTCTTCGGGTTTCCTTGGAAAAACTCCTGTCCCAGGTGCAGCAACTGAGCGATGTGGGCCAACGTTTACAGGATCTGTACGAACGATCGCTCCTCGAAAATGCCCTACTCACTAGCCGCCAAGCTGTCAGTACCCCCAAGCCCAGCCATGTCTTTGCCAGTAAGCATACTGTGGTGGCTGAGGAAGACGATGATTTTGATGCCTTGGAAATGGATCGTTTCTCAGGGTTCCATCTCCTTTCCCAGGAAATGATTGAACTGATCGTGCGGGTGCGGGAGTCTTCGTCCGACATCGATTACATCATCAATGAACCCCTGGACTATGTGGCCCGTAACTTTCGCCAAATTACTGCCCAGCTCCAGGAGGGCTTAACCCGTTCTCGCATGGTTCCCTTTGAACAAACTGCGAGTCGCTTGCCCCGAGCGGTGCGGGATATTGCCCAACGCTGTGGCAAAAAAGCAGAGTTGGTGACAGAAGGGCAAGACACCCTGGTGGATAAAATGCTCCAGGATCAGATTTATGATCCCATGACCCACCTGGTCAACAATGCGGTGACCCATGGCATTGAGACTCCGGAGGAACGGATCAAGGTGGGCAAGAATCCCACGGGTACGATTCGTGTTCAAGCCTTCCACCAAGGGAACCAAACCATTATTTCGGTGTCGGACGATGGGGCTGGTATTGATGCCGATCGAGTTCGGCGTAAAGCCCTGGAGAAAGGCTTGGTTACCGCTGCTGAAGCCCAGACCATGCCGGAACTGGAGCTATTTGACTTCCTCTTTCACCCTGGTTTCAGTACCCGCGATCAGGCCGATGACTTTGCGGGTCGCGGGGTTGGGATGGATGTGGTGCGCACCAAGATTTCTGAACTCCGGGGCACCGTTACTATCGACTCAGAACGGGGCAAGGGGACTAACTTTACGGTGCGCCTGCCCCTGACCCTGAGTATTTCTAAGGCACTCTGTTGCATTAGCAACCGGGCGCGGGTCGCCTTCCCCATGGATGGGGTGGAGGATATGTTGGATGTGCCTAAGGATCGGGTGCAAACCAATGACCAGGATCAACCCTGCATTTACTGGCGGGATCAGCCCATGCCCTTCCGTCCCCTAGGGGAGTTATTGCGCTATAACCGCTCCAACCGCAGCACCGTCTATGGGGGAACCCTAGATGACGACATGCTGTCGGTGGTCATCCTGCGCAGCGCTGGGGAGTATATGGCTCTCCAAGTGGATCGGGTGGATGGCGAGAAGGAAATCGTGATTAAACAACTGGAAGGCCCAGTGCCGAAGCCCACCGGGATTGCTGGGGTGACCGTGTTGGCGGATGGGACGGTGATGCCCATTGCGGATGTGTTGGAACTGATTGACATTGCCAAGGGCCGATCGCGGCAAGCCAGTGCGACTCTCTGGCAGGAAGATCCCAGCAACAATGTGATTGCGGAAGTGGATATTCCCCATGAGCCGATGGTGTTGATTGTGGATGACTCCATTGTGGTGCGGGAATTGCTGTCCATGTCTTTCCGGAAGTTCAGCTATCGGGTGGAACAGGCCCGCGATGGCCAAGAGGCTTGGGAAAAACTACGATCGGGCCTCCCCTGCGACATTATCTTCTGCGATATTGAGATGCCTCGGATGACGGGGTTGGAACTGTTGGAGAAGCTGCAAGGGGATGAGCACTTACAGCAAATTCCCATGGCCATGTTGACTTCACGGGGAGCTAAGAAACACCGGGAAATGGCCATGAAGTTGGGGGCCAGGGGCTATTTTACGAAGCCCTATCTGGAGGAAGCCCTCCTAGAGGCAGCAGGCCGGATGTTGAAGGGAGAGGTGTTGCTGCACCATTCCCACGGCAGTTAA
- a CDS encoding LOG family protein, with product MNTVVAPEALDALQLDLTHLLQQLPDRKHGALIYQTLETLVRIAEADADRLDWKILMGSLQDMHQAFSVFYPYRHTRKIAVFGSARTLETEPEYQMAKDVAQCMTQQGFMVMTGAGGGIMAAANQGAGRDASFGLNVHLPFEQTANPFIEGDPKLLQFKYFFTRKLFFLRETDGVIVFPGGFGTLDEAFESLTLIQTGKFGPAPLVLVDRSGGDYWQTWDRCVREQLLAKQLIGPDDPSIYSLTDRLDVACGAITKFYRVYHSSRYVQDQFVMRLKTELSDEDVAYLNDRFADLLSHDRIRKSSVLSPEIGDNTEHLPRLVFYFNQRQTGRLYQMIDQINEMGSLHPDQEHPEHK from the coding sequence ATGAACACAGTGGTAGCCCCCGAAGCCCTGGATGCTCTGCAACTGGATTTAACCCACCTGCTCCAACAACTTCCCGATCGCAAACATGGCGCTCTCATTTACCAAACCCTAGAGACCTTAGTGCGTATTGCCGAAGCTGATGCCGATCGGCTGGATTGGAAGATCCTGATGGGTTCCCTCCAGGACATGCACCAGGCTTTCTCGGTGTTTTATCCCTATCGCCATACCCGAAAAATTGCGGTGTTTGGGTCAGCCCGCACCCTGGAAACCGAGCCAGAATATCAGATGGCTAAGGATGTGGCCCAATGCATGACCCAGCAGGGGTTTATGGTTATGACGGGGGCAGGGGGAGGCATTATGGCAGCCGCCAACCAAGGGGCCGGACGGGACGCATCCTTTGGTCTCAATGTCCATTTACCCTTTGAGCAAACCGCTAACCCCTTTATTGAGGGCGATCCAAAGCTGTTGCAGTTTAAGTATTTCTTTACCCGAAAGCTGTTTTTCCTGCGGGAAACCGATGGGGTTATTGTCTTTCCGGGGGGCTTTGGTACCTTGGACGAAGCCTTTGAATCCTTAACGTTAATTCAAACGGGGAAGTTTGGCCCTGCTCCCCTGGTTTTAGTGGATCGATCGGGTGGGGACTATTGGCAGACTTGGGACCGTTGTGTGCGGGAACAGTTGTTAGCAAAACAGTTAATTGGGCCGGATGATCCGAGTATTTATAGCCTGACCGATCGCCTAGATGTGGCCTGTGGTGCCATCACTAAATTCTATCGGGTGTACCACTCTAGCCGCTATGTCCAGGATCAATTTGTGATGCGGCTAAAAACAGAGCTATCGGATGAGGATGTGGCCTATTTAAACGATCGATTTGCTGATCTATTAAGCCACGATCGCATCCGTAAAAGTTCAGTTCTATCCCCAGAAATTGGCGATAACACGGAGCATCTCCCCCGTCTGGTTTTCTATTTCAATCAGCGGCAAACGGGCCGACTCTATCAAATGATTGACCAGATCAACGAGATGGGTTCTCTCCATCCTGATCAAGAGCATCCTGAACATAAATAG
- the pyrR gene encoding bifunctional pyr operon transcriptional regulator/uracil phosphoribosyltransferase PyrR encodes MQPEVVEILSPEEIRRTCNRLASEIVEQAGDLSQIVLLGIYTRGVPLAQMLGAQIQALEGFSVAMGALDITLYRDDLATIGIRTPVKTHIDVDLTGRTVVLVDDVIFKGRTIRAALDAINDYGRPDRVRLAVLVDRGHRDLPIHPDFTGRQLPTAQQEQVKVYLKDIDGRDGVELIRPL; translated from the coding sequence ATGCAGCCCGAAGTTGTTGAAATTCTTTCCCCGGAAGAAATTCGTCGCACCTGTAACCGTCTGGCCTCAGAAATTGTGGAACAGGCGGGGGACTTATCCCAAATTGTGCTCCTGGGGATCTATACCCGTGGCGTACCCCTAGCCCAAATGCTGGGGGCGCAAATCCAAGCCCTAGAAGGGTTCAGCGTTGCCATGGGGGCGCTGGACATTACCCTCTATCGGGATGACTTGGCCACGATCGGCATTCGCACCCCCGTCAAAACCCACATCGACGTGGATCTAACAGGCCGCACCGTGGTTCTGGTGGATGATGTTATTTTTAAGGGCCGCACCATTCGCGCTGCCCTCGATGCCATCAATGACTATGGCCGTCCCGATCGCGTGCGGCTGGCAGTTTTGGTCGATCGGGGCCACCGCGACCTCCCCATTCACCCCGACTTTACCGGTCGCCAACTGCCCACAGCCCAACAGGAACAAGTCAAGGTTTACTTAAAAGACATCGATGGACGAGACGGCGTAGAGCTAATTCGCCCCCTTTAG